In Haliotis asinina isolate JCU_RB_2024 chromosome 15, JCU_Hal_asi_v2, whole genome shotgun sequence, one DNA window encodes the following:
- the LOC137265065 gene encoding keratin-associated protein 19-9b-like: MMKMLLVVICCIVSAAAVPMYGHYGMYGHGGLGYGMMGYPGYGLGSHMGLGYGGWGLAGLGYGGLGFGGHGYGGLGFAGMPGILGGYPGITGIGY; encoded by the exons ATGATGAAGATGCTTCTCGTCGTCATTTGCTGCATCGTCTCTGCTGCCGCTGTGCCCATGTATGGACATTACGGCATGTACGGTCATGGAGGCTTGGGTTATGGAATGATGGGATACCCAGGGTATGGACTCGGGAGTCACATGGGGCTGGGATACGGAGGATGGGGCCTCGCAGGACTTGGTTATGGAGGACTTGGCTTTGGAGGACATGGTTATGGAGGACTTGGGTTCGCTGGAATGCCGGGAATTTTGGGTGGATACCCAGGAATCACTGGAATCG GATATTGA
- the LOC137265367 gene encoding uncharacterized protein produces the protein MRNVFGIVLVVSWTVCVQAQLAVFPVFPPGFGDRNDPLVREQFLGSCANACQGNRNFIVRCVYNHPYACNLYVECLRFGGLWVVYGRIAPNGNVYDERDQRLKDILPSGIADSSFCLRVGHPCETRRRVPIDASQCGGYMECVNNTMISTPCGEGRGFSAWTGDCDLLCDKTRRKVLLRKCGPSVQGRSFFQINETVTYGDGIPTIERVDTTCPAATSYQVDGKCGCDHSNETAKGCETITALHLDSKDNSWELARNDTPAMGSSTIDGDAIVRPNQSAFFSGGQSFLAPGLNGNDLGLYFGLEFTFQAVQSDNSTPGVPVPSGSNGPLLIALIDNSANNQEATYGCRLRVTRTNFGQVECYVTPSKASDLDENNDKIEASPEVDLRGRVTVLFEKENTKGKLTVTAEGSEGKTTVLSFLPGVRAFGNSSPMSIASGRGKTAFTGYMDKVDLKKYCTTFM, from the exons ATGAGGAATGTTTTCGGAATAGTTCTGGTGGTGTCATGGACTGTGTGTGTTCAAGCACAGTTGGCTGTTTTTCCCGTGTTCCCTCCTGGATTTGGTGACAGAAATGATCCACTCGTCAGAGAGCAGTTTCTAG GAAGCTGTGCGAACGCCTGTCAAGGGAACAGAAACTTCATTGTAAGATGTGTGTACAACCACCCCTACGCCTGCAACCTGTACGTTGAGTGCCTGCGTTTCGGCGGTCTCTGGGTCGTGTATGGGCGAATAGCTCCGAATGGGAACGTATACGACGAGCGGGATCAACGCCTCAAAGACATCCTTCCCAGTGGAATAGCAGATTCATCCTTCTGCCTCCGGGTTGGCC ATCCATGCGAAACTCGCCGTCGTGTTCCCATCGACGCCTCCCAGTGTGGGGGTTACATGGAATGCGTGAACAACACCATGATTTCCACCCCGTGTGGGGAGGGGCGTGGCTTCAGCGCCTGGACGGGGGACTGCGACCTTTTGTGCGACAAGACCAGGAGGAAAGTGT TGCTCCGGAAGTGTGGCCCATCTGTCCAAGGCAGGAGCTTCTTCCAGATTAACGAAACGGTCACCTATGGCGATGGTATTCCGACCATAGAGCGAGTCGATACAACATGTCCAGCGGCTACGTCATATCAGGTCGATGGCAAATGTGGCTGTGATCACAGCAACGAGACAGCTAAAG GCTGTGAGACAATAACTGCACTTCATCTGGATTCAAAGGACAATTCATGGGAGCTTGCCAGGAACGACACCCCTGCGATGGGCAGCAGCACCATCGATGGTGACGCCATCGTCAGACCCAACCAGTCTGCTTTCTTCTCAGGAGGGCAGAGTTTTTTAGCACCGGGTTTAAACGGAAATGACCTTGGTCTCTATTTTGGGCTAGAGTTCACCTTCCAAGCAGTACAATCAGACAACTCAACACCGGGTGTTCCTGTCCCTAGCGGATCAAACGGACCACTATTGATCGCCCTGATTGACAACAGTGCCAATAACCAGGAGGCCACATATGGCTGCAGACTAAGAGTTACACGAACAAATTTCGGCCAAGTGGAATGCTATGTTACGCCCAGTAAAGCTTCTGATCTGGACGAGAACAACGATAAAATAGAAGCAAGTCCAGAAGTA GATCTCCGCGGCAGAGTGACTGTTCTGTTTGAGAAAGAAAACACTAAAGGCAAGCTGACTGTCACAGCTGAAGGTTCCGAAGGAAAGACAACTGTCCTTTCATTCTTACCAG GTGTCCGGGCGTTTGGGAACAGTTCTCCTATGTCGATAGCTTCGGGAAGAGGCAAGACGGCCTTCACCGGTTACATGGACAAA GTGGACCTGAAGAAGTACTGCACCACGTTCATGTGA
- the LOC137265066 gene encoding keratin-associated protein 19-9b-like, whose amino-acid sequence MMKMLLVVICCIVSAAAVPMYGHYGMYGHGGLGYGMMGYPGYGLGGHMGLGYGGWGLAGLGYGGLGFGGHGYGGLGFAGMPGILGGYPGITGIGY is encoded by the exons ATGATGAAGATGCTTCTCGTCGTCATTTGCTGCATCGTCTCTGCTGCCGCTGTGCCCATGTATGGACATTACGGCATGTACGGTCATGGAGGCTTGGGCTATGGAATGATGGGATACCCAGGGTATGGACTCGGGGGTCACATGGGGCTGGGATACGGAGGATGGGGCCTCGCAGGACTTGGTTATGGAGGACTTGGCTTTGGAGGACATGGTTATGGAGGACTTGGTTTCGCTGGAATGCCGGGAATTTTGGGTGGATACCCAGGAATCACTGGAATCG GATATTGA